In the Malus domestica chromosome 16, GDT2T_hap1 genome, one interval contains:
- the LOC114821976 gene encoding NAD(P)H-quinone oxidoreductase subunit L, chloroplastic isoform X1, with protein sequence MTCSFSFQIPQALPSLGRSRRSSSLPIASQHRQPDNVDPQKTVGSISQKPIDCFHLKKSNLAIQVGAVLATQIEQPAFAVTGINYEEDLTWVLIQSGVVAFWYFLIMPPIIMNWLRIRWYKRNLLEMYFQFMFVFLFFPGVILWAPFLNFRKFPRDPSMKYPWSKPDDPDQIKAGFLKYPFAEPEEYS encoded by the exons ATGACCTGCTCATTCAGCTTCCAAATCCCCCAGGCGCTGCCTTCTCTCGGCCGTTCCCGGCGTTCTTCTTCTCTCCCAATCGCCTCTCAACACAGACAGCCCGACAATGTCGATCCTCAAAAG ACAGTCGGAAGCATCAGTCAAAAGCCAATTGACTGTTTCCACCTGAAGAAATCGAACTTGGCAATTCAAGTTGGAGCAGTTTTGGCCACC CAGATTGAGCAGCCTGCATTTGCCGTCACCGGAATCAACTACGAGGAAGATTTGACATGGGTTTTAATACAGTCCGGAGTTGTTGCCTTCTGGTACTTCCTTATCATGCCG CCAATCATCATGAACTGGCTTCGGATTAGGTGGTACAAGAGAAATCTCCTAGAGATGTACTTTCAGTTCATGTTTGTCTTCTTATTCTTTCCTGG AGTAATACTTTGGGCACCATTTCTGAACTTCAGGAAGTTCCCTCGAGATCCATCCATGAAGTACCCTTGGTCGAAGCCAGACGACCCTGACCAAATAAAAGCTGGGTTTCTAAAGTACCCATTTGCAGAACCTGAAGAGTACTCGTAG
- the LOC114821975 gene encoding uncharacterized protein — translation MEENHAAAFESIANGDHLDAASTAANDYSSTHHAHANNDHGWQKVTAKRPRKKKESNAEVINNQNKLVPGIASANGNGVFRSLEKQSEDRRRRILEAQRANVDLDDVAPARSKLRSDDEDGDNSDDEAAAQNVKAEEAKKSKPKKPKKPKVTLAEAAAKIDEANDLAAFLIDISASYESKEDIQLMRFADYFGRAFSAVSASQFPWVKMFKESSVAKLADIPLSHISEDVYKTSVDWINQRSVEALGSFILWSLDSILADLVSQVSGTKGKKAVQNVSSKSQVAIFVVVAMVLRRKPDVLISILPTLRENSKYQGQDKLPVIIWMIVQASQGDLAVGLHAWARNVLPLVCGKSSNPQSRDLVLQLVERILSMPKARTILVNSAVRKGERLVPPSALEILMGVTFPGHSARVKATERFEAIYPTLKAVALAGAPGSKAMKQVSQQIMSFAVKAAGESIPELSNEATGIFIWCLTQHADCFKQWDKVYEENLEVSVAILKKLSNQWKEHSANLSPLDPMRESLKSFMRKNKKALAGEAEDVHREKLSKEADKYCKTLLGKLSRGIGCKKTLALAVVALAVGAAVMSPNMESWELELKKLPATISSFFE, via the exons ATGGAAGAAAATCACGCTGCAGCTTTCGAATCAATCGCCAACGGGGACCACCTCGACGCCGCATCCACCGCTGCAAACGACTACAGCAGTACCCATCACGCCCACGCCAACAACGACCACGGCTGGCAGAAGGTCACCGCGAAGCgcccgaggaagaagaaggaatcgAACGCCGAAGTAATCAACAATCAGAACAAGCTCGTCCCCGGCATCGCGAGCGCCAACGGAAACGGCGTTTTCCGGTCGCTGGAGAAACAGTCGGAGGACCGGCGCCGGCGGATTCTCGAAGCTCAGAGGGCCAATGTCGACCTCGACGATGTTGCTCCGGCGAGATCGAAGCTCAGGTCCGACGACGAGGATGGGGATAATAGCGATGATGAAGCTGCGGCGCAGAACGTGAAGGCCGAGGAGGCGAAGAAATCCAAGCCCAAGAAGCCGAAGAAGCCTAAGGTCACGCTGGCCGAGGCGGCGGCTAAGATCGACGAGGCGAACGATCTCGCTGCATTCCTCATTGACATTTCG GCGTCGTACGAGTCGAAGGAGGACATACAGCTGATGCGTTTCGCGGACTATTTCGGCCGTGCATTCTCTGCGGTGTCTGCCTCTCAGTTTCCATGGGTGAAGATGTTCAAGGAGTCATCGGTGGCCAAGCTTGCCGAT ATCCCCCTTTCTCATATTTCTGAAGATGTTTACAAGACATCAGTTGACTGGATCAACCAGCGTTCCGTTGAGGCCCTTGGGTCTTTTATATTATGGTCCTTAGACAGCATTCTTGCAGACCTAGTGAGCCAAGTTTCCGGCACAAAGGGCAAGAAGGCTGTGCAGAATGTGTCTTCAAAATCTCAG GTTGCGATATTTGTGGTTGTAGCAATGGTATTGCGAAGAAAACCCGATGTCTTGATTAGTATATTGCCAACACTGAGAgaaaattcaaagtatcaagGACAAGATAAGCTTCCAGTAATTATATGGATGATAGTTCAG GCTAGTCAAGGGGACCTCGCTGTTGGGTTGCATGCATGGGCCCGCAATGTGTTGCCTCTAGTCTGTGGAAAAAGTAGTAATCCACAGTCCCGGGATCTTGTTTTGCAGCTAGTGGAGAG AATTCTGTCTATGCCCAAGGCTCGTACTATTTTAGTAAATAGTGCTGTTAGGAAGGGGGAGCGTTTGGTGCCACCTTCTGCATTAGAGATACTTATGGGAGTTACCTTTCCCGGGCATTCAGCTAGAGTAAAG GCCACCGAAAGGTTCGAGGCTATATATCCAACCCTAAAAGCGGTCGCTCTAGCTGGCGCCCCTggaagcaaagcaatgaaacaAGTTTCACAGCAGATAATGAGTTTTGCTGTCAAAGCTGCAGGAGAAA GTATACCTGAGCTATCCAATGAAGCAACTGGAATTTTCATTTGGTGTTTGACCCAACATGCTGATTGCTTCAAGCAGTGG GACAAGGTTTACGAGGAAAACTTAGAAGTGAGTGTCGCTATTCTGAAGAAACTTTCTAACCAATGGAAGGAACATTCTGCAAACCTCTCTCCTCTTGATCCTATGAGGGAATCTCTCAAAAGTTTTATGCGCAAG AATAAGAAGGCATTGGCTGGTGAGGCAGAGGATGTACACCGCGAAAAGCTTAGCAAGGAAGCAGACAAGTATTGTAAGACATTATTGGGAAAGCTATCACGGGGAATCGGGTGCAAGAAGACTCTGGCCCTTGCTGTTGTAGCCTTGGCTGTTGGTGCTGCTGTCATGTCCCCGAACATGGAATCTTGGGAGTTGGAGTTGAAGAAACTACCCGCGACTATCAGCTCTTTCTTTGAATGA
- the LOC114822120 gene encoding protein BCCIP homolog: MPRKPARHCRYQPLTFSPFARHIAHVASGFMDNRRRHGRDLPENSLPNSTGNGWIKRPSEIKKEQSTSSDEEEFDGTVQADFAFFDPKPDDFHGVKMLLQTYLDDKEWDLSGFADLILEQTTVGTVVKIEDDEDNGIFALATALNLERYKGHKCITEVKEFLLKVCQEKDVKDDLRSLLGKEAKSVGLLVSQRVTNLPLQLLPPLYDALFDEVSWATEDEPTEELQNFFRFKVYIIVSKVYKLRNAHQKKGVSVSEEPIIYIKPEDEIFHELSTWSFEFPLHTEQPTLELRNYQQMGLVMAVKADRIPTFRQQIKSLVDES; encoded by the exons ATGCCTCGTAAGCCGGCAAGGCATTGCAGGTATCAGCCTCTGACATTTTCCCCATTTGCGCGTCACATTGCTCACGTTGCCTCCGGCTTCATGGACAACCGCCGAAGGCATGGCAGAGACCTCCCTGAAAATTCACTACCTAATTCCACAG GTAATGGTTGGATAAAGAGACCTTCGGAAATCAAGAAAGAACAGTCCACGTCTTCTGATGAAGAAGAGTTTGAT GGAACTGTCCAAGCAGATTTTGCTTTCTTTGATCCAAAACCTGACGACTTTCATGGAGTGAAGATGTTGCTTCAGACATACCTTGATGATAAAGAATGGGATTTGAGTGGTTTTGCAGACTTAATATTGGAACAGACCACTGTAGGAACTGTTGTTAAAATagaggatgatgaagataatGGAATTTTCGCTCTTGCTACTGCCCTTAACTTGGAAAGATACAAG GGCCATAAATGTATTACGGAGGTTAAGGAGTTTCTCCTTAAAGTATGTCAAGAGAAGGATGTGAAAGATGACCTGAGATCACTTTTGGGAAAGGAAGCAAAGAGTGTGGGTCTTTTGGTCTCTCAACGGGTGACAAATTTACCTCTGCAGCTCTTGCCACCTCTTTATGATGCGCTCTTTGATGAAGTCTCTTGGGCTACAGAAGATGAG CCAACAGAGGAGCTCCAGAATTTCTTTCGTTTTAAGGTTTACATAATAGTCAGTAAAGTCTACAAG CTAAGAAATGCACACCAGAAAAAGGGCGTGAGTGTCAGTGAAGAgccaataatatatataaagccaGAAGATGAAATTTTTCACGAG CTGAGCACCTGGTCCTTCGAGTTTCCTTTGCACACTGAGCAACCAACTCTTGAG CTAAGAAACTATCAGCAAATGGGACTAGTCATGGCTGTTAAAGCAGACCGGATCCCAACGTTCCGACAACAGATAAAATCTCTAGTAGATGAATCATGA
- the LOC114821976 gene encoding NAD(P)H-quinone oxidoreductase subunit L, chloroplastic isoform X2 — MTCSFSFQIPQALPSLGRSRRSSSLPIASQHRQPDNVDPQKTVGSISQKPIDCFHLKKSNLAIQVGAVLATIEQPAFAVTGINYEEDLTWVLIQSGVVAFWYFLIMPPIIMNWLRIRWYKRNLLEMYFQFMFVFLFFPGVILWAPFLNFRKFPRDPSMKYPWSKPDDPDQIKAGFLKYPFAEPEEYS, encoded by the exons ATGACCTGCTCATTCAGCTTCCAAATCCCCCAGGCGCTGCCTTCTCTCGGCCGTTCCCGGCGTTCTTCTTCTCTCCCAATCGCCTCTCAACACAGACAGCCCGACAATGTCGATCCTCAAAAG ACAGTCGGAAGCATCAGTCAAAAGCCAATTGACTGTTTCCACCTGAAGAAATCGAACTTGGCAATTCAAGTTGGAGCAGTTTTGGCCACC ATTGAGCAGCCTGCATTTGCCGTCACCGGAATCAACTACGAGGAAGATTTGACATGGGTTTTAATACAGTCCGGAGTTGTTGCCTTCTGGTACTTCCTTATCATGCCG CCAATCATCATGAACTGGCTTCGGATTAGGTGGTACAAGAGAAATCTCCTAGAGATGTACTTTCAGTTCATGTTTGTCTTCTTATTCTTTCCTGG AGTAATACTTTGGGCACCATTTCTGAACTTCAGGAAGTTCCCTCGAGATCCATCCATGAAGTACCCTTGGTCGAAGCCAGACGACCCTGACCAAATAAAAGCTGGGTTTCTAAAGTACCCATTTGCAGAACCTGAAGAGTACTCGTAG